The genomic region GCCAGTGGTGCTGTGGGCCGGCTGGCCGTTCTTCGTCCGCGGCTGGCAGTCGCTGCTGACGCGCAACCTCAACATGTTCACGCTGATCGCGATGGGCACGGGCGTCGCCTATGTCTACAGCCTGATCGGCACCATCACGCCGCAGATTTTCCCTGCCACCTTCCGCGGCCACGAAGGCGCGGTCGCGGTTTATTTCGAGGCAGCGGCCGTCATCACCGTGCTGGTGCTGCTCGGTCAGGTGCTGGAGCTGCGCGCCCGCGATGCGACGTCGGGTGCGATCAAGGCGCTGCTGCAGCTCGCCCCGAAGACCGCGCGCCGCATCGATACCGACGGCGGCGAGCACGAGGTCGAGATCGACGCCCTTCATGCCGGTGACCGCTTGCGCGTGCGTCCGGGCGAAAAAGTGCCGGTCGACGGCGTCATTCTGGAGGGCCGTTCCTCGCTCGACGAGTCGCTGGTAACAGGCGAGTCCATGCCGGTCACCAAGGAGACGGGCGCGAAGGTCATCGCGGGCACGCTCAACCAGTCCGGCAGCTTCATCATGCGCGCCGACAAGGTCGGGCGTGAGACGCTGCTGTCGCAGATCGTGCAGATGGTCGCGGACGCGCAGCGCTCGCGCGCGCCGATCCAGCGTCTCGCCGACCAGGTCGCGGGCTGGTTCGTGCCGGCGGTGATCGCCGTTGCCGTCATCGCGTTCGCAGCCTGGGCCTGGTTCGGACCGGAGCCGCGGCTGGCCTTCGGCCTCGTCGCCGCCGTCAGCGTGCTGATCATCGCCTGCCCCTGCGCGCTTGGCCTGGCGACTCCGATGTCGATCATGGTCGGCGTCGGCCGCGGCGCGCAGGCAGGCGTGCTGATCAAGAACGCCGAGGCGTTGGAACGGATGGAGAAGATCGACACCCTGGTGGTCGACAAGACCGGCACGCTGACCGAGGGCAAGCCGAAGGTGGTCGCGATCGTGCCGGCGGCCGGCTTTGCGGAAGATGACATCCTCCGCTTGGCCGCCAGCGTGGAGCGCGCCAGCGAGCATCCTCTGGCCGACGCGATCATGCGCGCGGCGAAGGAGAAGCAGCTCGCGCTGGGCCAGGTCGAGCAATTCGATTCGCCGACAGGCAAGGGCGCCACCGGCAAGGTCGACGCCAAAACCATCGTGCTCGGCAATGCCAAATATCTGATGTCGATCGGCATCGACACCAAAACGCTCGATGGCGAGGCCGAACGGCTGCGCGGCGATGGCGCGACCGTGATCAACATGGCCGTCGACGGCCGGCTCGCCGGCCTGTTCGCGATCGCCGATCCGGTCAAGGCTTCCACGCCGGAGGCGCTGAAGGCACTCGCGGCCGAAGGCATCAAGGTCATCATGCTGACCGGCGACAACCGCACGACGGCGGAGGCTGTCGCGCGCAGGCTCGGCATCGCCGATGTCGAGGCCGAGGTGCTGCCGGATCAGAAGAGCGCGGTGGTGACAAAGCTGCAGAAGGCCGGCCGCAGCGTCGCGATGGCTGGCGACGGCGTCAACGACGCGCCAGCGCTGGCCGCAGCCGAAGTCGGCATCGCCATGGGCACCGGCACGGACGTGGCGATGGAGAGCGCCGGCGTCACCTTGCTGAAGGGCGATCTGACCGGCATCGTGCGTGCGCGAAAATTGTCGCAGGCGACGATGAGCAACATCCGGCAAAACCTGTTCTTTGCCTTCATCTACAACGCCGCAGGCATTCCGATCGCGGCCGGAATCCTTTATCCAACGTTCGGCGTGCTGCTGTCGCCGATCATCGCCGCGGCCGCGATGGCGCTGTCCTCGGTCAGCGTCGTTGGAAACGCGCTGCGGCTACGGGCAACGCGGCTGTGAGCGAGCGCCTTCTCTCTCGCACCGTTCACGAAACGCGGTAAGATGCGCGTAGCCTGGACGAAGCGGAGCCGACGAAGGCACGCCAGCACGCGCACCGGCATGAGTAGATTTGCCGCGCAGGCGGTGCGTTCCCCTCTTCCCCTTGTGGGAAAGGGTGGCTCGCCGCGAAGCGGCGAGACGGGTGAGGGGTATGTCTCCGCTACTACTTTCCTTCGAGCTTGCGGAGAGAGACCCCTCATCCGGCGCTTCGCGCCACCTTCTCCCGCAAGGGAGAGAAGGGAAGGGCGTTCCGCTTGCGGATTTAAGCCGCCTTCGCCGCGCTCCCACCCGGCAATCCCGCCCGAGCGAGGCCGCCGTAGAGCTGCTCGTTCGGCATCTCCTCGCGCAGGATCCTGCGCACCATGATCAGCTTCTCCAAATCGATGCCGGTCGCAAAGCCCTTGCTCTCGCACAGGAACACGAGATCCTCGAACACGACATTGCCGGTCGCACCGGGGGCGAAGGGGCAGCCACCGAGGCCGCCGAGCGAGCCGTCGAGGATCCGCGCGCCTTCGTCGAGCGCCGCGGCCGCGTTCGCGATGCCCATGCCGCGGGTATCGTGGAGATGGATGCAGATCGGCTTCGACCCTGCGAGCTTCACCGCGGCGCGCGTCAGCTCCGCCACCTGCTTCGGCCCGGCATAGCCCACGGTGTCGGCGATGCCGACGAAATCGACACCGGCTTCGAGGCATTTGTCGACCAGCCGCAGCACTTCTGCAGGGTCGACCGCCCCGGTGATCGAGCAGCCCAGCGCCATCGAGATCGCCGCGTTGACGAGCGGCTTGTGGCTGGTGGCATCGCGCATCTCGCACAGGCGTTTCAGATTGACGATGGCGGACTCGCGCGAACGGTGCGCATTGGCCTGGCTGTGCTCTTCCGTCGCCGAGATCACGGAGGCGATTTCGCCGACGCCGGATTCCAGCGCCTCGTTCACGCCGCGTTCGTTGAGCGCAAGCGCGATGCCATGCGCGCCGGACAATGAAGCGACGGTCGCGACGACATCACGAACATCGACGAATTGCGGAAAAGTCTTCGCCGGCAGGAACGAGCCGACCTCGAAATGCCGCACGCCGGCGGCATATTCCTCGCGCACCCAGCGTTGCTTGGCGTCGGTCGACGGAATTTTCTTCACGAGCTGGAGCCCGTCGCGCAGGCCGACTTCGCGCAGGCTGACGCGCCCTGAGGGGTAAATCTCCTGAATCCGGCTCATCCGCGCCTCCCTGTTGTTTTTGACGTGGCATCTTCATTTTCATTGTCGATCTCGGCGCGAACGGCCGCAGTGTCGGCGCCGAGCGGCGCGACCTTCAGGCCTTCGCCGATATGGCTGCCGTTCCATTCGATCGGCAGCGCCGGCACCCGGAACGGCCTGCCGTCGGCGGTGACATTGTTGACGAGCCCGCCCGGCCGCAGCACATGCGGATCGGTGAAGAGATCCTCGGGCCGGTTGATCGGCGAAAAGCAGATGTTGAGCGCATCCAGCCTCTGCGACAGTTTTGCCACGTCCCACTGCCTGATGATCCCGGCCGCGCGCGGAATGATCCGCCCGCGCGCCAGGATGCGATCGGTCGTGGTGCGCAAGGCGGGATCATCGAGGAATTCAGTCAGGCCGAACTCGCGGCAAAAGCTCTGCCAATGGCCTTCGGTGACGACGCCGATGAAGATGCGCTCGCCGCCGGCGGTCTCGAAGATGTCATAGATTGGCCAGGCATGCTCGCGCTCCGGCATCGAGCGCGGCTTGTTCCCGGTCATCTCGTATTCGACCATGTGCTGGGCAACCAGAAACAGGCAGTTCTCGAACAGGCCGATGCGGATGTCGGCGCCGTCGCGTTTTCCTCCGCGCTTCTGATAGAGCGCCGCGAGGATCGCGATCACACCGAACATGCCGCCCATGATGTCGTTGGCGGACGAGCCGACGCGCTGGGGCTTTTCGCTGGTGCCGGTCATGGCGGCAAGGCCCGCCATCATCTGCACCACCTCGTCGAGCGCGGGGCGGTGCTCGTAGGGACCGGAGAGGAATCCCTTGTGGCCGGCAATGATCAGACCCGGATGCCGGCGGCGCAATTCGTCCGCGCCAAGCCCCTGCTTACCGAGCTGGCCGTCGCGAAAATTCTCAAGGAACACGTCGGCGGTCGCCAGCAGCCGGTGCATGGTGTCGCGATCCTCAGTCTTCTCGAAATCCAGCACCACGCTGCGCTTGCCGCGGTTGAACAATGGGAAAAAGGCGGTCCCCATGCCCCCCAAGCTCCGGGTCTTGTCGCCCGCAGGCGGCTCGACCTTGATCACGTCGGCTCCGAGCTGCGCCAGGATCATGCCGCAGGTCGGGCCCATGACCATGTGGGTCATCTCGACCACGCGCACGCCTGCAAGCGGCAATCCGTCCGCCGATTCTTCCATCGCCATATGCGCCTGTTCCTTTGCCGCGCTGGTTCCGCTTGTTGTCAAGCGGGTTGGTGGAGCAACGGTCTTGCCGAATTCATCGTGGCTTCGTTGATGCCAGCGGTCAATCCGGCCATAAGCGGTGCCGCCGATCTCCCTTGCCGAAGTGGCCCGGGGTGTCTACCTCTCGCGGGTGATTTCGTGAGAGGAACTCCCATGCTGGATGCCGCCGTCAAGGCGCTGTCACAAATGATCTCGCCGCCGATGCGCTCGATCCTGTGGCGGTCGATCGGCGTCGCACTGGTGCTGATCATCGTGCTGGCGATCGGCTTGCAGCGGCTGCTGAGCTGGTTTGCGACCTATGGCGAGGCGTGGCTGGAAGGCCTGCTCGGTCCGGGTTGGCACTCATCGCTCGAGGTGTTGTCCTGGATCATTTCGATCGCCGCGGGCCTCGGCGTCGTGTTCGGGGCTGTGTTCCTGATGCCCGCGATCACCTCCCTGGTTGCGAGCGTGTTCGTCGACGACGTCGCCGACATCGTCGAGCGCGAGCACTATCCGGCGGAGCGGCCGGGGATCGCGCTGCCGTTCAGCCAGGCGATCTACGAGGGCGTCAAGACCGCGCTGCTGACGATCCTGGTCTATCTGGTCGCATTACCGCTGGTGCTTTTCGCCGGCGCCGGTTTCCTGGTCTTCTTCCTCGCCACGGCCTGGCTGCTCGGCCGCGAATATTTCGAGCTCGCGGCGATGCGGTTTCGCTCGCCGGAGGAAGCCAAGGCGATGCGGCGCGACAACGCCGCCACCATCTTCACCGCGGGCCTGTTCATCGCAGCCTTCGTCTCGATCCCGATCGTCAATCTGGCGACGCCGATCTTCGCCATGGCCTTCATGGTTCACATGCACAAGCGGCTGTCAGGTCCGCGGCCCGAGCTGATCGAGCCGGCGCGGAAGATGCGGTAGGTCAAGCGGACTTGGCGGCGCGCTCGTACGACGCCCCCTCGTAGAGGCGCTCTGCGTCCCGCTTGTCTTGATTTTGCTCTCCGCCGCCGTAAGGTACGCAGCATGATTTTCATGTCCACATTCTTCCCGCTGATCTGAGCGACCAAGTCGTTCCGGCGTATCGCGCCAATCAGATCAAGACGGCTGCGCTGACGCGGTGGCCGAACGGAGAAATGTGCAATGCCCAAAACCGAGCGCATCGGCGTGACCTCTCATCGGGTCCTAAACTTCATCGACGACGGTTTCATCAAGATCGAGAACGCCTTCAGCACGCACCTTGCGGAACAATGCAGGGACGAATTGTGGGCGGATATTGGTCTATCGCCACACGAGCCCGAAAGCTGGACCCAGCCGGTCATTCGGGTGGGATCCAAGACCTCGCCACCATTCATTGAAGCCGCCAACACGCCGATCCTGCACGAAGCCTATGACCAACTCGCGGGTGACCGCCGCTGGATCGCGCCCAATGCGCTCGGAACTTTTCCGGTCCGCTTTCCCTCACCGGAATCCCCTGGTGATGATGGCTGGCATGTGGACATGAGTTTCGGCTTCGATAATCCGGATTTCATGCAGTGGCGCGTCAATGTGAAGAGCAGCGGACGCGCATTGCTAATGCTCTTCCTGTTCTCGGGCGTAGGCCCTGAGGATGCGCCAACGAAGATACGGAAAGGTTCGCACGCCACCATCGCCCGGGAGCTGCTGCCCTATGGCGATGCAGGCGCAACGCTGGAGCAGATCTCTGCCAACGGTTACGCTTCTACGGAAGATTGCGACGTTGAACTGGCAATCGGTGCGGCAGGGACCGTTTATCTCTGCCATCCATTCCTGGTTCACGCCGCGCAACCTCACCGGGGGAAGCGCCCGCGTTTCATGGCACAGCCGCCGCTGCTGCCAACAGGCGAGTTCGACCCGGCGTTGCCACCCTCGCCGGTTCAGATCGCCATCCGTCGGGCTTGTGGTCTGACGTTATAGTCAGAGCCAACCCGGACCGTCGCTCGGCGCGTGGGTCGTCTGGATCCTGAACCTACGTCAGGGGCACTCCGCATCTGCGCAACAGCATCCTGGCGAAGCCGAACGGCGCCGGCGTGAACGGGCCGGGCGGGGCACGGGTGACCAGGGTGACGACGCCGAGCGCCGCCATCGCGACCCAGAAGCACAGCCAGAAGCCGTCGATATAGGCGAGCACATTGGCCTCGCGCTGGACGAGGCCGGCGAGCGTACCGACCGCGCGTGCCTGTGCCGAGCCGGCACCATGGGCCGCAAAATGGTCGGCGAGCTGTTTCAGCATGCGGACCACGTCGACGTCGCCGACACCGAGATTCTGGCCGAGATAGAAGGAATGGATCTGCTCGCGGACGCGCAGCCACGTCCCCATCAACGCGATGCCGATCTCGGCGCCACCGAGCCGCATGATCTGGATATAGGCGGCAAACGAGGTCGCACGGCTCGGATCGGAGTTGGACAGCAGCGTGATGATCAGCGGCAGCAAGGTCAGCGACTGCCCGATCGCCTGGAGCAGCACGATGCCCGCGAAATCCTCGCGCGCCCAATCATGGCTGAGCTGCGTGCCCCAGAGATTGGCGGCGGCGAAACAGGCAAATCCCACGACCACCACCGTGCG from Bradyrhizobium lupini harbors:
- a CDS encoding hydroxymethylglutaryl-CoA lyase, yielding MSRIQEIYPSGRVSLREVGLRDGLQLVKKIPSTDAKQRWVREEYAAGVRHFEVGSFLPAKTFPQFVDVRDVVATVASLSGAHGIALALNERGVNEALESGVGEIASVISATEEHSQANAHRSRESAIVNLKRLCEMRDATSHKPLVNAAISMALGCSITGAVDPAEVLRLVDKCLEAGVDFVGIADTVGYAGPKQVAELTRAAVKLAGSKPICIHLHDTRGMGIANAAAALDEGARILDGSLGGLGGCPFAPGATGNVVFEDLVFLCESKGFATGIDLEKLIMVRRILREEMPNEQLYGGLARAGLPGGSAAKAA
- a CDS encoding heavy metal translocating P-type ATPase: MNDAEHEHRHNAETRSGCGCGSKAPPVAKPAASSCCGGHGDHAHDHGAAATVRDPVCGMTFDPATSKHRFDHHGETFHFCSAGCRTKFAADPAKYLAKEKTPQPEMPAGTIYTCPMHPQIRQAGPGTCPICGMALEPEVASLETGPNPELADMTRRFWIGGALALPAVVLEMGGHLAGPHNWIDATLSNRIQLVFATPVVLWAGWPFFVRGWQSLLTRNLNMFTLIAMGTGVAYVYSLIGTITPQIFPATFRGHEGAVAVYFEAAAVITVLVLLGQVLELRARDATSGAIKALLQLAPKTARRIDTDGGEHEVEIDALHAGDRLRVRPGEKVPVDGVILEGRSSLDESLVTGESMPVTKETGAKVIAGTLNQSGSFIMRADKVGRETLLSQIVQMVADAQRSRAPIQRLADQVAGWFVPAVIAVAVIAFAAWAWFGPEPRLAFGLVAAVSVLIIACPCALGLATPMSIMVGVGRGAQAGVLIKNAEALERMEKIDTLVVDKTGTLTEGKPKVVAIVPAAGFAEDDILRLAASVERASEHPLADAIMRAAKEKQLALGQVEQFDSPTGKGATGKVDAKTIVLGNAKYLMSIGIDTKTLDGEAERLRGDGATVINMAVDGRLAGLFAIADPVKASTPEALKALAAEGIKVIMLTGDNRTTAEAVARRLGIADVEAEVLPDQKSAVVTKLQKAGRSVAMAGDGVNDAPALAAAEVGIAMGTGTDVAMESAGVTLLKGDLTGIVRARKLSQATMSNIRQNLFFAFIYNAAGIPIAAGILYPTFGVLLSPIIAAAAMALSSVSVVGNALRLRATRL
- a CDS encoding sulfate transporter family protein, which codes for MLDAAVKALSQMISPPMRSILWRSIGVALVLIIVLAIGLQRLLSWFATYGEAWLEGLLGPGWHSSLEVLSWIISIAAGLGVVFGAVFLMPAITSLVASVFVDDVADIVEREHYPAERPGIALPFSQAIYEGVKTALLTILVYLVALPLVLFAGAGFLVFFLATAWLLGREYFELAAMRFRSPEEAKAMRRDNAATIFTAGLFIAAFVSIPIVNLATPIFAMAFMVHMHKRLSGPRPELIEPARKMR
- a CDS encoding CoA transferase; this encodes MAMEESADGLPLAGVRVVEMTHMVMGPTCGMILAQLGADVIKVEPPAGDKTRSLGGMGTAFFPLFNRGKRSVVLDFEKTEDRDTMHRLLATADVFLENFRDGQLGKQGLGADELRRRHPGLIIAGHKGFLSGPYEHRPALDEVVQMMAGLAAMTGTSEKPQRVGSSANDIMGGMFGVIAILAALYQKRGGKRDGADIRIGLFENCLFLVAQHMVEYEMTGNKPRSMPEREHAWPIYDIFETAGGERIFIGVVTEGHWQSFCREFGLTEFLDDPALRTTTDRILARGRIIPRAAGIIRQWDVAKLSQRLDALNICFSPINRPEDLFTDPHVLRPGGLVNNVTADGRPFRVPALPIEWNGSHIGEGLKVAPLGADTAAVRAEIDNENEDATSKTTGRRG
- a CDS encoding phytanoyl-CoA dioxygenase family protein — its product is MPKTERIGVTSHRVLNFIDDGFIKIENAFSTHLAEQCRDELWADIGLSPHEPESWTQPVIRVGSKTSPPFIEAANTPILHEAYDQLAGDRRWIAPNALGTFPVRFPSPESPGDDGWHVDMSFGFDNPDFMQWRVNVKSSGRALLMLFLFSGVGPEDAPTKIRKGSHATIARELLPYGDAGATLEQISANGYASTEDCDVELAIGAAGTVYLCHPFLVHAAQPHRGKRPRFMAQPPLLPTGEFDPALPPSPVQIAIRRACGLTL